A portion of the Natronococcus sp. AD-5 genome contains these proteins:
- a CDS encoding universal stress protein, which produces MYERILIPTDGSEVAEVAVDHALDLAEKYDAEIHALYVVDTDAVAYGLGTEQVDRLRQGNFQGMTELREAAEAATGSVRDQAEARGLSVVEHYSGGRPHDLIATYAEDNDIDLVVMGSHGRSGVRRALLGSVTERTLRSTHVPVLVVDVRPDEPE; this is translated from the coding sequence ATGTACGAACGCATACTCATCCCGACGGACGGTAGCGAGGTCGCGGAAGTAGCGGTCGATCACGCGCTCGACCTCGCGGAGAAGTACGACGCGGAGATTCACGCGCTGTACGTCGTCGATACCGACGCGGTCGCGTACGGCCTGGGTACCGAACAGGTCGATCGCCTGCGGCAGGGGAACTTCCAGGGCATGACGGAACTCCGCGAGGCCGCGGAAGCCGCGACCGGCTCCGTTCGCGACCAGGCGGAAGCGCGCGGCCTCTCGGTGGTCGAACACTATTCCGGGGGACGGCCCCACGATCTGATCGCCACCTACGCCGAGGACAACGACATCGACCTCGTGGTCATGGGCAGCCACGGCCGCTCCGGCGTCAGGCGCGCGCTCCTCGGGAGCGTCACCGAACGAACGCTCCGATCGACGCACGTCCCGGTCCTCGTCGTCGACGTTCGTCCGGACGAACCCGAATAG
- a CDS encoding cupin domain-containing protein, whose amino-acid sequence MEKVNESRVDWKEYDRERATFRRKELSNDVGASDLGCSLYELPPGERSWPYHYHTANEEALYVLSGTGLLRTADGERELEAGDFATFPADESGGHRIVNDGGEPLRYLMVSTMNEPDVTVYPEMNKLGVFVGSPPGGRDDRSLEGYYRIDDDVDYWE is encoded by the coding sequence ATGGAGAAGGTTAACGAATCGAGGGTCGACTGGAAGGAATACGATCGGGAGCGAGCGACGTTTCGCCGAAAGGAACTCTCGAACGACGTCGGCGCGTCGGACCTCGGCTGTAGTCTCTACGAGTTGCCGCCGGGGGAGCGATCGTGGCCGTACCACTACCACACCGCGAACGAGGAGGCGCTGTACGTCCTGTCCGGGACGGGACTGCTCCGAACCGCGGACGGCGAGCGAGAACTCGAGGCGGGGGATTTCGCGACCTTCCCGGCGGACGAGAGCGGCGGCCACCGGATCGTCAACGACGGCGGCGAGCCGCTCCGGTACCTGATGGTCTCGACGATGAACGAACCGGACGTCACCGTCTACCCCGAGATGAACAAGTTAGGCGTCTTCGTCGGCTCACCGCCCGGCGGCCGCGACGACCGGTCGCTCGAGGGGTACTACCGGATCGACGACGACGTCGACTACTGGGAGTAA
- a CDS encoding tRNA (cytidine(56)-2'-O)-methyltransferase — MNDTAEVAVLRLGHRPGRDERMTTHVGLTARALGADRVYLPDNAGQSLETVEDITNRFGGPFEVELTDSPKALVRDWEGRIVHLTMYGERIQDVEAEIRAARESEPLLVVVGSEKVPFDVYEAADWNVGVTNQPHSEVAGLAVFLDRLFEGRELEREWANADRRVVPMETGKRVEPADEE, encoded by the coding sequence ATGAACGACACAGCCGAGGTCGCCGTCCTCCGACTCGGTCACCGGCCGGGTCGCGACGAGCGGATGACGACCCACGTCGGGCTGACCGCTCGAGCGCTCGGGGCCGACCGCGTCTACTTGCCCGACAACGCCGGCCAGTCGCTCGAGACCGTCGAAGACATCACGAATCGGTTCGGCGGCCCGTTCGAGGTCGAACTGACCGATTCGCCGAAGGCGCTCGTCCGCGACTGGGAGGGACGGATCGTTCACCTCACGATGTACGGCGAGCGAATCCAGGACGTCGAGGCGGAGATCCGCGCGGCACGCGAGAGCGAGCCGCTGCTGGTCGTCGTCGGCTCCGAGAAAGTCCCGTTCGACGTCTACGAGGCCGCCGACTGGAACGTCGGCGTCACCAACCAACCCCACTCCGAGGTGGCCGGCCTGGCCGTCTTCCTCGATCGGCTGTTCGAGGGGCGCGAACTCGAGCGGGAGTGGGCGAACGCCGATCGACGCGTCGTTCCGATGGAAACGGGCAAGCGCGTCGAGCCGGCCGACGAGGAGTAA
- a CDS encoding class I adenylate-forming enzyme family protein, with protein MELVDVDPAAREGNVARLFAETASRHGDALAMERRGDRTTHAELRERTAAFAGGLCDLGLEAGDRMLVFLPNCPQFLVAALGAFRAGVVFSPVNPQYKRREVVYQLEDTNASAIVTHPALRRIVDEALEETGRECTVVTVSSERADRDPDDTAFEDVRGEPALIERADDDVALLPYTSGTIGDPKGVTLTHRNVRAQLCWILTAPDDGLEPTEVRSLTWLPLYHITGFTHTALQPLVRGGGLFFRSALEWDPEECLALIEREEVTHFIGVTTMYADMVGAEGFGEYDLSSLETAAEGGAKLSAAVQERFEETAGVDIEEGYGLTETTGATHTQTGSVYGLRHGTVGQPLRTVDCKLVDERGREVSPGEEGELLVRGPQVAAGYHGMPEATDAAFTERGYFRTGDVARRDERNYYEIVDRKKHVIVSGGYNIYPSELENLLLEHDAVADAAIVGIPDERRDEVPKAFVVPASEASGSSSGERSEPDGVPEPSDEPGEVVTADELTRFCLENLAEYKHPREIAFVDDLPRTTSGKVQKYKLLEDGESEPA; from the coding sequence ATGGAGCTAGTAGACGTCGATCCGGCAGCGCGCGAGGGCAACGTCGCGCGACTCTTCGCGGAAACCGCGAGCCGCCACGGGGACGCGCTGGCGATGGAACGCCGCGGCGACCGGACGACCCACGCCGAGTTACGAGAGCGGACGGCGGCGTTCGCGGGCGGACTTTGCGACCTCGGGCTCGAAGCCGGCGATCGGATGCTGGTCTTCCTGCCGAACTGTCCGCAGTTCCTCGTGGCGGCTCTCGGCGCGTTCAGGGCCGGCGTGGTCTTCTCTCCGGTGAATCCGCAGTACAAGCGCCGCGAGGTCGTCTACCAGCTCGAGGATACGAACGCGTCCGCGATCGTCACCCATCCGGCGCTCCGGCGGATCGTCGACGAGGCGCTCGAGGAGACAGGCCGGGAGTGTACGGTGGTCACCGTCTCGAGCGAACGCGCGGATCGCGATCCGGACGATACCGCGTTCGAAGACGTCCGCGGCGAGCCCGCGCTGATCGAGCGGGCCGACGACGACGTCGCCCTGCTCCCGTACACCTCCGGAACGATCGGCGATCCGAAGGGCGTGACGCTCACCCACCGAAACGTTCGGGCACAACTGTGCTGGATCCTCACCGCGCCCGACGACGGCCTCGAGCCGACCGAGGTCCGGAGCCTGACCTGGCTGCCGCTGTATCACATCACCGGCTTTACGCACACCGCGCTCCAGCCGCTGGTCCGCGGCGGCGGCCTCTTCTTCCGCAGCGCGCTCGAGTGGGACCCCGAGGAGTGCCTCGCGCTCATCGAACGCGAGGAGGTCACCCACTTCATCGGCGTCACGACGATGTACGCCGACATGGTCGGGGCCGAGGGTTTCGGGGAGTACGATCTCTCGAGCCTCGAGACGGCCGCGGAGGGCGGCGCGAAGCTCTCCGCCGCCGTTCAGGAGCGGTTCGAAGAGACGGCGGGGGTCGACATCGAGGAAGGATACGGGCTCACGGAGACCACCGGGGCGACCCACACCCAGACGGGTTCGGTCTACGGATTGCGACACGGTACCGTCGGCCAGCCGCTGCGGACCGTCGACTGCAAACTCGTCGACGAACGGGGCCGGGAAGTCTCGCCCGGCGAGGAGGGAGAACTCCTCGTTCGCGGTCCGCAGGTCGCGGCGGGTTACCACGGGATGCCCGAGGCGACCGACGCGGCGTTCACCGAGCGCGGCTACTTCCGGACCGGCGACGTCGCCCGCCGGGACGAACGCAACTACTACGAGATCGTCGACCGGAAGAAGCACGTCATCGTCAGCGGCGGCTACAACATCTATCCCAGCGAACTCGAGAACCTGCTGCTCGAGCACGACGCGGTCGCGGACGCCGCCATCGTCGGGATTCCGGACGAGCGGCGCGACGAAGTGCCGAAGGCGTTCGTCGTTCCCGCGAGCGAAGCGAGTGGGAGCTCGTCGGGCGAGCGAAGCGAGCCAGACGGTGTCCCCGAGCCATCCGACGAACCCGGCGAGGTCGTTACCGCCGACGAACTCACCCGGTTCTGTCTCGAGAACCTCGCCGAGTACAAACACCCGCGGGAGATCGCGTTCGTCGACGACCTTCCGCGGACGACCAGCGGGAAGGTACAGAAGTACAAGCTCCTCGAGGACGGCGAGTCGGAGCCGGCGTGA
- a CDS encoding transcription factor, whose translation MAFEDLLEDPVIQKYLHELVGPKGMPVAAAPPDGEVTDEELAEELDLELNDVRRALFILYENDLASYRRLRDEDSGWLTYLWTFEYDNIPENLEEEMYRLYDALEDRREYERNHEFYLCEICSIRFEFGEAMDFGFECPECGSPVESMDNDRLVNSMDDRLDALEDELNIDADA comes from the coding sequence ATGGCTTTTGAGGACCTGCTCGAGGATCCGGTCATCCAGAAGTACTTGCACGAGCTGGTCGGTCCCAAGGGGATGCCCGTCGCGGCGGCGCCGCCGGACGGGGAAGTGACCGACGAGGAGCTCGCGGAGGAACTGGACCTCGAGCTGAACGACGTGCGGCGCGCGCTGTTTATCCTCTACGAGAACGACCTCGCCAGCTACCGGCGGCTGCGCGACGAGGATTCGGGCTGGTTGACGTACCTCTGGACCTTCGAGTACGACAACATCCCGGAGAATCTCGAGGAGGAGATGTACCGCCTCTACGACGCGCTCGAGGACCGGCGGGAGTACGAGCGCAACCACGAGTTCTACCTCTGTGAGATCTGCTCGATCCGCTTCGAGTTCGGCGAGGCGATGGACTTCGGCTTCGAGTGTCCGGAGTGTGGATCGCCCGTCGAATCGATGGACAACGACCGGCTCGTCAACTCGATGGACGACCGCCTCGACGCGCTCGAGGACGAACTCAACATCGACGCGGACGCCTGA
- a CDS encoding DUF2110 family protein translates to MVVLATKVYVEGDARDRSLDSLRSLVDNEIGDLEVEFDLDVRDDDFPSVTLEGEDATVARNVLREEFGEIVPELEAGETYVGTLESWDEDGFVLDAGRPVRIPAAELGLGPGSPSQIRERYGLVQHLPMRFVYGGERSSSEPGSDVGGDEPSRLASEEQDRLYGWSRGEGRLNANSATRAEVRATLNRAGHAHDYVTVERLGLLEQSVICTEGTDPPGLLASVGEYLPAELRCVVP, encoded by the coding sequence ATGGTCGTACTCGCAACCAAAGTCTACGTCGAGGGAGACGCCCGCGACCGCTCGCTCGACTCGCTGCGGTCGCTCGTCGACAACGAGATCGGCGACCTCGAGGTCGAGTTCGATCTCGACGTACGCGACGACGACTTCCCCTCGGTCACCCTCGAGGGCGAGGACGCCACCGTCGCGCGCAACGTCCTCCGCGAGGAGTTCGGCGAGATCGTCCCCGAACTCGAGGCCGGCGAGACCTACGTCGGGACGCTCGAGTCCTGGGACGAGGACGGCTTCGTCCTCGACGCCGGACGGCCGGTACGGATCCCCGCCGCCGAACTGGGGCTCGGTCCCGGGTCGCCGTCCCAGATCCGCGAGCGGTACGGACTCGTCCAGCACTTGCCGATGCGGTTCGTGTACGGCGGTGAGCGATCCTCGTCGGAACCGGGTTCCGACGTTGGCGGCGACGAGCCCTCGCGGCTCGCGTCCGAAGAACAGGACCGACTCTACGGGTGGTCCCGCGGCGAGGGACGGCTCAACGCCAACAGCGCGACGCGCGCCGAAGTGCGAGCGACGCTCAACCGCGCCGGGCACGCCCACGACTACGTCACCGTCGAACGGCTCGGCTTACTCGAGCAGAGCGTGATCTGTACCGAGGGAACCGATCCGCCGGGGCTGCTGGCGAGCGTCGGCGAGTACCTCCCTGCGGAACTGCGGTGTGTCGTTCCGTAA
- a CDS encoding DUF5803 family protein, with translation MNRRLVLAVVAVALLTSLAGCSMIFGGISDEELDREQDYEDLRESDADVAVDVESGGTISGGEFRAVYDLNETEELSLYRSNFYREEALDIHSVRYWYPNGTEVKGSELDIDQGRSSTEVRVPDGNGTLAFSSDAGSRTFQLPAYVEGSYEVTTPEGYRTSNFLFGDVSPSGYEREIVDDRERLTWDHVDSTISLRYYVARDIPLFAGLVGIVVALGGIGIAYYYRKVKQLREQREELGLDVDVEDDSNDGPPPGFK, from the coding sequence ATGAACCGACGGCTCGTTCTCGCGGTGGTCGCGGTCGCGCTGCTCACGTCGTTAGCGGGCTGCTCGATGATCTTCGGCGGCATCTCCGACGAGGAACTCGACCGCGAGCAGGACTACGAGGACCTCCGCGAGAGCGACGCCGACGTCGCCGTCGACGTCGAGAGCGGCGGCACGATCAGCGGCGGCGAGTTCCGCGCGGTCTACGACCTCAACGAAACCGAGGAGCTGTCGCTGTACCGGTCGAACTTCTACCGCGAGGAGGCGCTCGACATCCACAGCGTCCGGTACTGGTACCCCAACGGAACCGAAGTGAAAGGGTCCGAGCTGGACATCGATCAGGGTCGCTCGAGCACCGAGGTCCGGGTCCCGGACGGGAACGGAACGCTCGCGTTCTCGAGTGACGCCGGCAGCAGGACGTTCCAGCTACCGGCGTACGTCGAAGGCTCCTACGAGGTAACGACGCCCGAGGGTTACCGGACCTCGAACTTCCTGTTCGGCGACGTTAGTCCGAGCGGCTACGAGCGAGAGATTGTCGACGATCGGGAGCGGCTGACCTGGGATCACGTCGACAGCACGATCTCGCTGCGATACTACGTCGCCAGGGACATCCCGCTCTTCGCCGGGCTCGTCGGCATCGTCGTTGCGCTCGGCGGTATCGGGATCGCGTACTACTACCGGAAGGTCAAACAGCTCCGGGAACAACGCGAGGAGCTGGGGCTCGACGTCGACGTCGAGGACGACTCGAACGACGGTCCGCCGCCGGGATTCAAATGA
- a CDS encoding chemotaxis protein CheW yields MTAAQNRNDDGSDDETTTLLTFTLAGNRYAVAVDAVASVLGVTNERPLEGTSDPWNAGAVAVAGERVRVVDLARILTSALRTTARVDEPQLLVFADADEDATHYGWLVDDVDAARTVRTSALEPPRTATPTRFVKGRLEVAGEEAIWLDERAING; encoded by the coding sequence ATGACCGCGGCGCAGAACCGTAACGACGACGGGTCCGACGACGAAACGACGACGCTTCTCACCTTCACGCTCGCGGGCAACCGCTACGCCGTCGCCGTCGACGCCGTCGCGTCCGTCCTCGGGGTGACGAACGAGCGCCCTCTCGAGGGCACGTCGGATCCGTGGAACGCCGGCGCGGTCGCCGTCGCCGGCGAGCGCGTTCGCGTCGTCGATCTCGCGCGGATCCTCACGTCGGCGCTGCGCACGACCGCCCGGGTCGACGAGCCGCAGCTCCTCGTCTTCGCCGACGCCGACGAGGACGCGACGCATTACGGCTGGCTCGTCGACGACGTCGACGCCGCGAGAACCGTTCGGACGAGCGCGCTCGAACCGCCGCGAACCGCGACGCCGACGCGGTTCGTCAAGGGCCGTCTCGAGGTCGCGGGCGAGGAAGCGATCTGGCTCGACGAACGCGCGATCAACGGTTGA
- a CDS encoding chemotaxis protein CheW, which produces MAPELPEKLLGIDIDDADDRHSGTSGDAADETVELERFVFFHVGEHRLALPVDDVKTITAVPDEMTRVPRTPAAIEGLTDLRGEITAVIDLREHFPATEDGRGRERLLVFDRPSDEQSAAVRADDVRGVDSVPKPNVLDGEAIEGRPVSGDALEHPLVDAILERERKPEFDGRRGSPATEIVDAEAGNGTALVAPDEAVGATRSGAGEQFDTGGETDSGDGGELPSGNDATVIEATPLLDVEKLLLASGHIE; this is translated from the coding sequence ATGGCCCCGGAACTCCCCGAAAAGCTCCTCGGAATCGACATCGACGATGCGGACGATCGGCACTCCGGAACCTCGGGCGACGCAGCGGACGAAACCGTCGAACTCGAGCGATTCGTCTTCTTTCACGTCGGCGAACACCGGCTCGCGCTTCCGGTCGACGACGTGAAGACGATTACGGCGGTTCCGGACGAGATGACGCGGGTTCCGCGGACGCCGGCGGCGATCGAAGGGCTGACCGACCTTCGCGGAGAGATCACCGCCGTAATCGACCTCCGGGAACACTTCCCCGCGACCGAGGACGGTCGCGGGCGGGAACGGTTGCTGGTCTTCGATCGACCCTCGGACGAGCAGTCGGCGGCGGTCCGCGCCGACGACGTCCGCGGCGTCGACTCCGTTCCGAAACCGAACGTTCTCGACGGTGAGGCGATCGAGGGGCGACCCGTCTCCGGCGACGCGCTCGAGCACCCGCTGGTGGATGCGATTCTCGAGCGCGAACGCAAACCGGAGTTCGACGGCCGGCGCGGTAGTCCCGCGACGGAGATCGTCGACGCCGAGGCGGGAAACGGGACCGCACTCGTGGCGCCCGACGAAGCGGTAGGCGCCACTCGTAGTGGAGCCGGCGAGCAGTTCGATACCGGTGGCGAAACCGATAGCGGTGATGGTGGTGAACTTCCCTCCGGGAACGACGCGACCGTCATCGAGGCGACGCCGCTCCTCGACGTCGAGAAATTGCTGTTGGCATCCGGTCACATCGAATAG
- a CDS encoding response regulator → MSTGVLIVDDSHFMRNLLQQILEQEYHILAEASNGAEAVKLYKEYEPDIVMMDIVMPKCNGIKATAAIKKIDPDARVIMCTSVGQREKMKLAVKAGADGYVTKPFEEPSVRKALSDVIAA, encoded by the coding sequence ATGTCGACAGGGGTGCTCATCGTGGACGACTCTCATTTTATGCGCAATCTCCTCCAGCAGATACTCGAGCAGGAGTACCACATCCTCGCAGAGGCGTCCAACGGTGCCGAAGCCGTCAAACTGTACAAGGAATACGAACCCGACATCGTCATGATGGACATCGTGATGCCGAAGTGTAACGGCATCAAGGCGACCGCGGCGATCAAGAAGATCGACCCGGACGCCCGCGTCATCATGTGTACGAGCGTCGGTCAGCGCGAAAAGATGAAACTCGCCGTGAAGGCGGGGGCGGACGGATACGTGACGAAACCGTTCGAGGAACCAAGCGTCAGAAAAGCGCTTTCGGACGTCATTGCGGCATGA
- the cheB gene encoding chemotaxis-specific protein-glutamate methyltransferase CheB: MTRVLVVDDSRFMRTVIDSALTEAGYDVETATNGADAVDAVAEHDPSVVTMDVEMPGVDGIDAVERIMATNPTVILMLSAYTERGAEATLDALERGAAGFVHKPDGSDSRNVAHLADEVVERVDELADANVSSLALARASATAHATRPERPGRRAAGSTTVSAAGSTETVTESLPRTDRRTGSRFDVPGTGVEAGTEPAASGVGDAFVSNPTIVLGASTGGPKIIERAFERLPVELDAKVLVVQHMPAGFTDRFAARLDSRSEYDVREAEDGNRLRPGEAAVAPGDRHLEIAANVGGRLRLRLDDGEPRHGVRPAIDVTMESAAERIDDPLCGVVLTGMGRDGAAGIEAVSAAGGHTVAQDEATSPVFGIPGRAIRTGRVDDVVPADRLVDTLVDVFSVEGETDD; the protein is encoded by the coding sequence ATGACGCGCGTACTCGTTGTCGACGACTCCCGGTTCATGCGGACGGTCATCGACAGCGCGCTCACGGAGGCCGGCTACGACGTCGAGACGGCGACGAACGGCGCGGACGCGGTCGACGCCGTCGCCGAGCACGACCCGAGCGTCGTGACGATGGACGTCGAGATGCCCGGCGTCGACGGCATCGACGCGGTCGAACGAATCATGGCGACGAATCCGACGGTCATTCTCATGCTCAGCGCCTACACGGAACGCGGCGCCGAGGCGACGCTCGACGCGCTCGAGCGCGGCGCCGCCGGATTCGTCCACAAACCCGACGGCTCCGACTCGAGAAACGTCGCTCACCTCGCCGACGAGGTGGTCGAACGGGTCGACGAACTCGCGGACGCGAACGTCTCGTCGCTCGCGCTCGCGCGCGCGTCGGCGACCGCGCACGCGACGCGGCCCGAGCGACCGGGCCGACGAGCCGCTGGGTCGACGACGGTTTCCGCCGCGGGTTCGACGGAGACGGTCACCGAATCGCTGCCGCGGACGGACCGGCGTACGGGAAGCCGGTTCGACGTTCCCGGGACCGGGGTCGAGGCCGGGACCGAACCGGCGGCGAGCGGCGTGGGGGACGCGTTCGTGTCGAACCCGACGATCGTTCTCGGGGCGTCGACCGGCGGTCCGAAGATCATTGAGCGGGCGTTCGAGCGGTTGCCGGTCGAACTCGACGCGAAAGTGCTCGTCGTCCAGCACATGCCGGCGGGATTTACCGACCGGTTCGCCGCCCGCCTCGACTCGCGCAGCGAGTACGACGTCCGGGAGGCCGAAGACGGGAACCGGCTTCGACCCGGCGAGGCGGCGGTCGCACCCGGCGACCGCCACCTCGAGATCGCGGCCAACGTCGGCGGACGACTCCGGCTTCGACTCGACGACGGGGAGCCGCGCCACGGCGTCCGGCCGGCGATCGACGTGACGATGGAAAGCGCGGCCGAGCGGATCGACGATCCGCTCTGCGGCGTCGTGCTGACCGGAATGGGCCGCGACGGCGCGGCCGGTATCGAGGCCGTCAGCGCCGCCGGCGGCCACACCGTCGCACAGGACGAGGCGACGAGCCCGGTCTTCGGCATCCCCGGTCGGGCGATCCGAACGGGTCGCGTCGACGACGTCGTTCCCGCCGACCGACTCGTCGACACCCTCGTCGACGTCTTCAGTGTGGAAGGTGAGACCGATGACTGA